CGGGGCGAGGCTCAGCCGCCGAGAAACTCGCCGAGGCGGCGGCCCGTTCTGGAGGGCGCGGCGGGCGGCAGCGCGTGATGGGAGACGTCCGGGAGGACGACCGTCTCGACACCGCGCACCATCTCGCCGGCCCGGGTCGTCACCTCGTACGCGTCATGGGTCCTGCTGTTCGCGGCCACGAGCAGCAGGACCGGCACGTCCAGGGTCCGCAACGCCTCGGGCCCGGGACGCGGACCCGTCACCGGCTTCCCCGACGGGAACCCCGCAGCCGTCTCCTGCAACCGCAGCCAGTCGGGGTCCAGAGCCGTTCCCCCGGTCTCCCACTCCAGGAAGGCCCGCACCCGGCGCGGGGTGGGCCGCAGCAACATGGGCAGGGCGTGCAGGAGATACGCCGGCCGGTACCCGGCGAAACACCGCGTCGGGTCGAGGAGGAACAGCCGGCGTACACGCTCGGGGGCGCGCAGGGTGTGGTGCAGGGCGATCCAGCCACCGTAGGAGTGCCCGCCGACGTCGGCCCGCTCGACGCCCAGCCCCGCGAGCACCGCGTCCAGCCAGTCGCCCAGGTCGGCGACGCTCCG
The Streptomyces sp. NBC_01485 genome window above contains:
- a CDS encoding alpha/beta fold hydrolase: MVAYDDGAFQAAYDKVMAKWPGDREAVTVSTPFGTTYVNVCGPRDAPPLLLLPGGGGATSASWYAQAAELARIRRVYAVDLIGAAGRSAQGGGLRSVADLGDWLDAVLAGLGVERADVGGHSYGGWIALHHTLRAPERVRRLFLLDPTRCFAGYRPAYLLHALPMLLRPTPRRVRAFLEWETGGTALDPDWLRLQETAAGFPSGKPVTGPRPGPEALRTLDVPVLLLVAANSRTHDAYEVTTRAGEMVRGVETVVLPDVSHHALPPAAPSRTGRRLGEFLGG